In a single window of the Solea solea chromosome 14, fSolSol10.1, whole genome shotgun sequence genome:
- the LOC131472284 gene encoding thiosulfate:glutathione sulfurtransferase-like isoform X2, translated as MANAVLKHCVVGLRLFRWQNHTRVGELAAFMNTGIAGKKEISYEDLKALLAKSQNLLLVDVRSQDEVDKGRIPGSTHIPVATVKDAFSLEPEEFKAKYGVTKPPLETSELVFHCQMGRRGAAATAEASSLGYVNACNYSGGYQEWSKKEKK; from the exons ATGGCGAACGCAG tGCTTAAACACTGTGTAGTAGGACTGCGTCTGTTCAGATGGCAGAACCACACAAGAGTGGGAGAACTGGCTGCATTCATGAATACTGGAATAGCTG GCAAGAAGGAAATCTCCTATGAGGATCTGAAAGCACTTCTGGCAAAAAGCCAGAATCTCCTCTTGGTCGATGTTCGTTCCCAAGACGAAGTGGATAAAGGACGTATTCCAGGATCCACTCACATCCCGG ttgCTACAGTAAAAGATGCTTTTTCATTGGAGCCAGAAGAGTTCAAGGCCAAGTACGGAGTGACCAAGCCACCACTGGAGACATCAGAGCTGGTGTTTCACTGCCAGATGGGCAGGCGAGGGGCAGCAGCCACAGCTGAGGCCTCTAGCCTAGGATAtgtgaa TGCTTGTAATTATTCTGGAGGATATCAGGAGTGGTccaagaaagagaagaagtaa
- the si:ch1073-303k11.2 gene encoding leucine-rich repeat neuronal protein 4: MLLFFLIASPLLHSHLFIYAASTSPPITRPRIIFMTALGSDNEYNDDDYSDENNPPTEVVSSERIPDVHRETQLCQYNPCLENQEPCEQLLAQTGCLCPGVSGPDLPPQPPLIQTLLPISEGENKGHIEVQWCAPSSVVSGYRLVVEGREALKFGNTQRRGLVGSLDVGTKVCVEAVNSAGYSPSSEFSCQRYDPPNSSDHNVLAWLIGGGVALLLVIIITAVIMWKCKICLKGKRDSTDGLGNPSYSTEGTL; this comes from the coding sequence atgcttcttttttttctgattgctTCACCACTCCTCCACTCCCACCTCTTCATCTATGCGGCTTCTACTTCCCCTCCTATCACTCGCCCACGGATCATCTTTATGACTGCCCTGGGCTCAGATAATGAATATAATGATGACGATTACAGTGATGAAAACAACCCTCCCACTGAAGTTGTGTCTTCTGAGAGGATTCCTGACGTCCACCGAGAAACTCAGCTCTGTCAGTACAACCCCTGCTTGGAGAATCAGGAGCCCTGCGAACAGCTTTTAGCGCAGACTGGGTGCCTCTGTCCTGGGGTGAGTGGTCCCGATTTGCCTCCTCAGCCACCGCTCATCCAAACACTGTTGCCAATCAGTGAAGGGGAAAACAAAGGACATATAGAGGTGCAATGGTGCGCTCCATCTTCTGTGGTGTCCGGGTACAGATTGGTGGTTGAGGGAAGAGAAGCCTTGAAGTTTGGAAATACTCAGCGTCGAGGTTTGGTGGGATCTCTGGACGTCGGGACCAAGGTTTGTGTGGAGGCTGTGAACAGTGCAGGATACAGCCCCTCCTCAGAGTTCTCCTGTCAGCGGTATGACCCTCCCAATTCTTCTGACCATAATGTGCTGGCCTGGCTCATAGGTGGAGGAGTCGCCCTGCTTCTGGTTATCATCATAACAGCTGTGATTATGTGGAAgtgtaaaatatgtttaaagGGAAAGAGAGATTCCACTGATGGACTAGGGAACCCTTCATACAGCACAGAGGGAACGCTGTAA
- the LOC131472284 gene encoding thiosulfate:glutathione sulfurtransferase-like isoform X1: MLQTPLWTQKLSVSPFKIKLFKNYTIACPVPYALYEYIFLVTREFFLFVVLKHCVVGLRLFRWQNHTRVGELAAFMNTGIAGKKEISYEDLKALLAKSQNLLLVDVRSQDEVDKGRIPGSTHIPVATVKDAFSLEPEEFKAKYGVTKPPLETSELVFHCQMGRRGAAATAEASSLGYVNACNYSGGYQEWSKKEKK; this comes from the exons ATGTTACAGACACCTCTGTGGACACAAAAGTTGTCTGTTTCCCCctttaaaattaaactttttaaGAATTACACTATTGCATGCCCTGTACCATATGCCCTGTATGAGTATATATTTTTGGTAACAAGggaattctttctttttgtagtGCTTAAACACTGTGTAGTAGGACTGCGTCTGTTCAGATGGCAGAACCACACAAGAGTGGGAGAACTGGCTGCATTCATGAATACTGGAATAGCTG GCAAGAAGGAAATCTCCTATGAGGATCTGAAAGCACTTCTGGCAAAAAGCCAGAATCTCCTCTTGGTCGATGTTCGTTCCCAAGACGAAGTGGATAAAGGACGTATTCCAGGATCCACTCACATCCCGG ttgCTACAGTAAAAGATGCTTTTTCATTGGAGCCAGAAGAGTTCAAGGCCAAGTACGGAGTGACCAAGCCACCACTGGAGACATCAGAGCTGGTGTTTCACTGCCAGATGGGCAGGCGAGGGGCAGCAGCCACAGCTGAGGCCTCTAGCCTAGGATAtgtgaa TGCTTGTAATTATTCTGGAGGATATCAGGAGTGGTccaagaaagagaagaagtaa
- the LOC131472284 gene encoding thiosulfate:glutathione sulfurtransferase-like isoform X3 produces the protein MANAGKKEISYEDLKALLAKSQNLLLVDVRSQDEVDKGRIPGSTHIPVATVKDAFSLEPEEFKAKYGVTKPPLETSELVFHCQMGRRGAAATAEASSLGYVNACNYSGGYQEWSKKEKK, from the exons ATGGCGAACGCAG GCAAGAAGGAAATCTCCTATGAGGATCTGAAAGCACTTCTGGCAAAAAGCCAGAATCTCCTCTTGGTCGATGTTCGTTCCCAAGACGAAGTGGATAAAGGACGTATTCCAGGATCCACTCACATCCCGG ttgCTACAGTAAAAGATGCTTTTTCATTGGAGCCAGAAGAGTTCAAGGCCAAGTACGGAGTGACCAAGCCACCACTGGAGACATCAGAGCTGGTGTTTCACTGCCAGATGGGCAGGCGAGGGGCAGCAGCCACAGCTGAGGCCTCTAGCCTAGGATAtgtgaa TGCTTGTAATTATTCTGGAGGATATCAGGAGTGGTccaagaaagagaagaagtaa